Proteins from one Planctomyces sp. SH-PL62 genomic window:
- a CDS encoding isochorismatase family protein — MNRPSSRIRASRLVPACLLAFLPLAALADEPFKLNLRSRSVADGRVSVVESAATWEPRKTAIIVCDMWDQHWCKSAARRVGEMAGPLNATLKAARDRGAFIIHAPSTTTGFYDGSPQRLRAQKAPHSPTPAPLADSLRWGTAWYWTDASREGVLPIDDSDMGCDCAEKCEITAPWTRQTAAIDIDDADAITDDGQETWNLLAERGIDHVILCGVHLNMCVLGRPFAIRQLTVLGKQVALMRDMTDTMYNPERPPGVGHFAGTDLVVEHVERYWCPTFLSTDLTGAPAFRFPADPR; from the coding sequence ATGAACCGGCCTTCCTCGCGAATCCGCGCCTCGCGCCTCGTCCCGGCCTGCCTCCTGGCGTTCCTGCCGCTCGCCGCCCTGGCCGACGAGCCCTTCAAGCTCAACCTCCGCTCGCGGAGCGTGGCCGACGGCCGGGTCTCGGTGGTCGAATCGGCCGCGACGTGGGAGCCGAGGAAGACGGCGATCATCGTCTGCGACATGTGGGACCAGCACTGGTGCAAGTCGGCCGCGCGTCGCGTGGGGGAGATGGCCGGGCCGCTGAACGCGACCCTCAAGGCGGCCCGCGACCGCGGCGCGTTCATCATCCACGCCCCCAGCACCACCACCGGCTTCTACGACGGCTCCCCGCAGCGCCTGCGCGCCCAGAAGGCCCCGCACTCGCCAACGCCCGCCCCCCTCGCCGACAGCCTCCGATGGGGCACCGCCTGGTACTGGACCGACGCCAGCCGCGAAGGGGTCCTCCCCATCGACGACTCCGACATGGGCTGCGACTGCGCGGAGAAGTGCGAGATCACCGCCCCCTGGACGCGGCAGACCGCCGCCATCGACATCGACGACGCCGACGCGATCACCGACGACGGCCAGGAAACCTGGAACCTCCTCGCCGAGCGCGGGATCGACCACGTGATCCTCTGCGGCGTCCACCTCAACATGTGCGTCCTGGGGCGGCCGTTCGCCATCCGCCAGCTGACCGTCCTCGGCAAGCAGGTCGCCCTGATGCGCGACATGACCGACACCATGTACAATCCCGAGCGCCCTCCCGGCGTCGGCCACTTCGCCGGCACCGACCTCGTGGTCGAGCACGTCGAACGCTACTGGTGCCCCACGTTCCTCAGCACCGACCTCACCGGCGCCCCCGCCTTCCGGTTCCCGGCCGACCCCCGGTGA
- a CDS encoding 6-bladed beta-propeller — protein sequence MKLRSTSLALILAFGLAPQALAEGEARPVRMGCGQMTFDTAPGWGLAPDGKSAIGPTHGGVAVGKDGSIYTSAHAGVFVFSPEGAVIRSFLDDRHSDIHDIKIREEDGVEFLYGARNNNAEGIKFDARTGEIVLTLPFPKESGLDLKAFNPTAITVAPNGDIFLADGYASDHIFKFDKAGKYLMHFGTKGNGLKEFNTAHGMTLDTRYDPPRLLICDRNHQPKGRLVHYDLDGNFIEEVVTGLGMPTSACVQGEFVSIPDLHGRLVVLDKTNTIISVLGNNPDRAKGGSYNIPQDQWIEGIFSGTHGSSWDQLGNLYIQDWNVSGRIMKLVRAK from the coding sequence GTGAAGCTTCGATCGACCTCCCTCGCCTTGATCCTCGCCTTCGGGCTCGCGCCGCAGGCGCTCGCGGAGGGCGAGGCCCGGCCCGTCCGCATGGGGTGCGGCCAGATGACGTTCGACACCGCGCCGGGCTGGGGCCTGGCCCCCGACGGCAAGTCCGCCATCGGGCCGACCCACGGCGGCGTGGCCGTCGGCAAGGACGGCAGCATCTACACGAGCGCCCACGCCGGCGTCTTCGTCTTCTCGCCCGAGGGGGCGGTGATCCGCAGCTTCCTCGACGACCGCCATTCCGACATCCACGACATCAAGATCCGCGAGGAAGACGGCGTCGAGTTCCTCTACGGCGCCCGCAACAACAACGCCGAGGGGATCAAGTTCGACGCCCGCACCGGCGAGATCGTCCTGACCCTGCCGTTCCCGAAAGAGTCGGGGCTGGACCTCAAGGCGTTCAACCCCACGGCGATCACCGTCGCCCCCAACGGCGACATCTTCCTGGCCGACGGCTACGCCAGCGACCACATCTTCAAGTTCGACAAGGCCGGCAAGTACCTGATGCACTTCGGGACCAAGGGGAACGGCCTGAAGGAGTTCAACACCGCCCACGGCATGACCCTGGACACCCGGTATGACCCCCCCCGCCTGCTGATCTGCGACCGCAACCACCAGCCCAAGGGCCGCCTGGTCCACTACGACCTGGACGGGAACTTCATCGAGGAGGTCGTCACCGGCCTGGGGATGCCCACCTCGGCCTGCGTCCAGGGGGAGTTCGTCTCCATCCCGGACCTGCACGGGCGGCTGGTGGTCCTGGACAAGACCAACACCATCATCTCGGTACTGGGCAACAACCCCGACCGCGCCAAGGGGGGGAGCTACAACATCCCCCAGGATCAGTGGATCGAGGGGATCTTCAGCGGCACCCACGGCTCGTCCTGGGACCAGCTCGGAAACCTCTACATCCAGGACTGGAACGTCTCCGGCCGCATCATGAAGCTCGTGCGGGCGAAGTGA